In Shinella sp. XGS7, a single genomic region encodes these proteins:
- a CDS encoding DUF4212 domain-containing protein — protein MPLSGEDRGDPGPGGARRQAYQQYWRRKRRLTLLLLALWTAITFGVSYFARELSFSFFGWPFSFWVASQGALLVYCLIVWYYAWAMARLDRRYGEDPQAAAQD, from the coding sequence ATGCCGCTGAGTGGCGAGGACCGCGGCGATCCCGGACCGGGCGGCGCTCGCCGGCAGGCTTATCAGCAGTACTGGCGGCGCAAGCGCCGCCTCACCCTGCTGCTGCTGGCCCTGTGGACCGCCATCACCTTCGGCGTGAGCTATTTCGCCCGCGAGCTGAGCTTCAGCTTCTTCGGCTGGCCCTTCAGCTTCTGGGTGGCTTCCCAGGGCGCCCTGCTGGTCTACTGCCTGATCGTCTGGTATTACGCCTGGGCCATGGCGCGGCTGGACCGGCGCTACGGCGAAGACCCGCAGGCCGCGGCCCAGGACTGA
- the prfB gene encoding peptide chain release factor 2 (programmed frameshift) — protein MDIERINAIGTTLADLTARTDALRGYLDYDRKALRLNEVNAALENPNVWNEPKRAQELGKEKRSLETVVQTIDHLTSNLADNTELYEMSKADGDFDGLEAIEADAAKLQETVEQLEFRRMFNNPADPSNCFIDIQAGAGGTEANDWAGMLLRQYLKYCERKGFKATLEDETPGDVAGIKSATIKVEGEYAFGLLRTESGVHRLVRISPYDSNARRHTSFSSIWVYPVVDESINIEVNESDCRIDTYRSSGAGGQHVNTTDSAVRITHIPTGIVVACQQERSQHKNRDVAWKRLRSRLYDHEMRKRMEEQQKLEDTKTDVGWGHQIRSYVLDQSRIKDLRTNYETSATQKVLDGDLDQFITASLKQGV, from the exons ATGGACATCGAACGCATCAACGCGATCGGTACGACCCTCGCCGATCTGACAGCGCGTACCGACGCGCTAAGGGGGTATCTT GACTACGACCGCAAAGCACTGCGCCTGAACGAGGTCAACGCCGCGCTGGAGAACCCCAACGTCTGGAACGAGCCCAAGCGGGCCCAGGAGTTGGGCAAGGAAAAGCGCTCGCTGGAGACCGTGGTCCAGACCATCGACCACCTGACCAGCAATCTGGCCGACAACACCGAGCTCTACGAGATGAGCAAGGCCGACGGCGACTTCGACGGCCTGGAAGCCATCGAGGCCGACGCCGCCAAGCTGCAGGAGACCGTGGAGCAGCTGGAATTCCGCCGCATGTTCAACAACCCGGCGGACCCCAGCAACTGCTTCATCGACATCCAGGCGGGTGCCGGCGGCACCGAGGCCAATGACTGGGCCGGCATGCTGCTGCGCCAGTACCTGAAGTACTGCGAGCGCAAGGGCTTCAAGGCCACGCTGGAAGACGAGACCCCGGGCGACGTGGCCGGCATCAAGAGCGCCACCATCAAGGTGGAGGGCGAGTATGCCTTCGGCCTGCTGCGCACCGAATCGGGCGTGCACCGCCTGGTCCGCATCTCGCCCTATGACAGCAATGCGCGCCGCCATACCTCGTTCTCCTCGATCTGGGTCTACCCGGTGGTCGATGAATCGATCAACATCGAGGTCAACGAAAGCGACTGCCGCATCGACACCTACCGCTCGTCGGGCGCCGGCGGCCAGCACGTCAACACGACGGACTCGGCCGTGCGCATCACGCATATCCCGACCGGCATCGTGGTGGCCTGCCAGCAGGAACGCTCGCAGCACAAGAACCGCGACGTGGCCTGGAAGCGCCTGCGCTCGCGCCTGTACGACCATGAGATGCGCAAGCGCATGGAAGAGCAGCAGAAGCTGGAGGACACCAAGACCGATGTGGGCTGGGGCCACCAGATCCGCAGCTATGTGCTGGACCAGAGCCGCATCAAGGATCTGCGCACCAACTACGAGACCTCGGCCACCCAGAAGGTGCTGGACGGCGATCTCGACCAGTTCATCACCGCCAGCCTGAAACAAGGCGTCTGA